A portion of the Sulfurospirillum diekertiae genome contains these proteins:
- a CDS encoding OprD family outer membrane porin, with protein MKFANLSLAAIVVAGLTTSSFGADTLADAFKEGKISGELRAWYFDRDKDKANSSADLLSTGLQLRYITGTFYGLSMGITTQTSAAPQASETDKTVFSGDMYGSGTQLSEAYINYTIGHTTAKVGRQFIKMPMIGSSTSRMVTQSFEGALVTNTDLPNTSIIVGAITKYQDRTDDEGGIGQFEPLNNDHDFAYTAMVVNKSIPNVELTFQYLTLDNDASAPLLTKAPKDANRKKGFNDYYFEAEYANTAGAFSYGIAGNYLYTDWMEHDAAYMYGAKLSLGYGDFKTYFAYSVINDDTDNLGIKAGLGGGAQPNYVKGKQVRVGTFSSDTSGFSIDANYNFKAVGLQAGARYTQLDISSVPANNNQTITDFYGSYKFAGALKGLETEVIYTILGDESVVSATAGSGKGEELWFKANYKF; from the coding sequence ATGAAATTCGCTAACCTTAGTTTGGCGGCTATCGTAGTTGCTGGTTTAACTACCAGTTCATTTGGAGCAGATACGCTTGCTGATGCTTTCAAGGAAGGAAAAATTAGTGGTGAGCTTCGCGCTTGGTATTTTGACCGTGATAAAGACAAAGCGAATTCCAGTGCAGATCTTTTGAGTACAGGCTTACAACTACGTTATATCACGGGTACATTTTATGGGTTGAGTATGGGTATTACCACTCAAACAAGTGCTGCTCCACAAGCATCAGAAACCGATAAAACAGTTTTTAGCGGGGATATGTATGGTTCAGGAACACAACTTTCTGAAGCTTATATCAATTATACCATTGGCCATACGACGGCAAAAGTTGGTCGCCAATTTATTAAAATGCCAATGATTGGTAGCAGTACCTCAAGAATGGTCACGCAATCTTTTGAAGGCGCTTTAGTCACGAATACAGATTTACCAAATACTAGCATTATCGTTGGTGCCATCACTAAATACCAAGATAGGACGGATGATGAAGGAGGAATAGGACAATTTGAGCCATTGAATAATGACCATGATTTTGCATATACCGCAATGGTTGTCAATAAATCTATCCCTAATGTTGAGCTTACATTTCAATATTTGACGTTAGACAATGATGCGAGTGCTCCTTTGCTAACAAAAGCCCCTAAAGATGCCAATCGAAAAAAAGGGTTTAATGATTACTATTTTGAAGCAGAATATGCAAATACAGCAGGAGCCTTTTCATATGGCATTGCAGGAAATTACCTTTATACGGACTGGATGGAACATGATGCAGCCTATATGTATGGTGCAAAACTCAGCCTTGGCTATGGTGATTTCAAAACATACTTTGCATACTCTGTGATTAATGATGATACCGATAATCTGGGAATTAAAGCAGGACTTGGTGGTGGTGCACAACCTAACTATGTCAAAGGTAAACAAGTCAGAGTTGGTACGTTTAGTTCTGATACTTCAGGATTTAGCATTGATGCAAACTACAACTTTAAAGCAGTGGGGCTTCAAGCAGGTGCTCGTTATACACAGCTTGATATTAGTTCTGTTCCTGCAAATAACAACCAAACCATTACAGATTTTTACGGTAGCTACAAATTCGCTGGCGCGCTTAAAGGACTTGAAACTGAAGTGATTTATACTATCTTGGGCGATGAATCCGTTGTAAGTGCCACAGCAGGATCAGGTAAAGGTGAAGAGTTATGGTTTAAAGCCAACTATAAATTTTAA
- a CDS encoding response regulator transcription factor, with the protein MPSYHVDSDFSLQTTLKSLHILYIEDETSIRTTITKVLRYFSEHVLSLESAEEAMNIYQEYKPDIIICDINLPGMSGIDFVKWVRQCDDKSQIFLLTAYTDKTYLLEAIKLSLVDYLTKPIDFNMLEKTLKEAARKVVQYKTLNVTFTTGAVYCYQQRCINVQGKIHPLTAKEVKLLDLLITNKNRMTSKEELQTTLWEDDMGSESAFKSLVNKLRTKIGKEAIDNISGVGYRILLA; encoded by the coding sequence TACATTGAAGATGAAACTTCCATTCGTACGACCATTACGAAAGTATTGCGCTATTTTAGTGAACATGTGCTTTCTTTAGAGTCTGCCGAAGAAGCCATGAATATTTATCAAGAGTATAAACCCGATATTATTATTTGCGACATTAATCTCCCAGGGATGAGTGGGATTGATTTTGTAAAATGGGTTCGCCAATGTGATGATAAATCACAAATTTTTCTCTTAACGGCGTATACCGATAAAACCTATTTGCTCGAAGCCATCAAACTCTCTTTAGTTGATTATCTTACGAAGCCAATTGACTTTAATATGCTAGAAAAAACGCTTAAAGAAGCTGCTCGTAAAGTGGTTCAATATAAGACACTGAATGTTACATTTACAACAGGCGCTGTCTACTGTTATCAACAACGATGTATCAATGTGCAAGGAAAGATTCATCCTCTTACTGCAAAAGAGGTAAAGCTACTTGATCTGCTCATTACAAATAAAAATAGAATGACATCAAAAGAAGAACTGCAAACAACACTCTGGGAAGATGACATGGGTAGCGAAAGTGCCTTTAAAAGCCTTGTCAATAAACTGCGTACTAAAATAGGGAAAGAGGCCATTGACAATATTTCAGGCGTTGGGTATCGTATTCTTTTAGCGTAA